A window of the Dioscorea cayenensis subsp. rotundata cultivar TDr96_F1 chromosome 14, TDr96_F1_v2_PseudoChromosome.rev07_lg8_w22 25.fasta, whole genome shotgun sequence genome harbors these coding sequences:
- the LOC120275863 gene encoding cyclin-dependent kinases regulatory subunit 1: MGQIQYSEKYFDDTYEYRHVVLPPEVAKMLPKNRLLSENEWRAIGVQQSRGWVHYAIHRPEPHIMLFRRPLNYQQQQENPTATAAAAAHQAIAK; this comes from the exons ATGGGTCAGATCCAGTACTCCGAGAAGTATTTCGACGATACCTACGAATATCG GCATGTCGTGCTCCCGCCGGAGGTCGCCAAGATGCTTCCCAAGAACCGTCTCCTCTCCGAG aACGAGTGGAGAGCAATTGGAGTTCAGCAAAGCAGAGGGTGGGTTCACTACGCGATCCACCGACCGGAGCCACACATCATGCTTTTCCGGCGACCTCTGAACTATCAACAACAGCAAGAGAACCCAACCGCCACCGCTGCCGCCGCGGCGCACCAAGCTATCGCTAAGTGA
- the LOC120275520 gene encoding LOW QUALITY PROTEIN: WD repeat-containing protein 3 (The sequence of the model RefSeq protein was modified relative to this genomic sequence to represent the inferred CDS: deleted 2 bases in 2 codons) — MVKAYLRYEPALAFGVITSTESNITYDSTGSFLLSAALDSLAIWNYRQGILSKLLSSSPRPSHSLAVTSIAASSSGSIATGHADGSVRLWDVAEGCCVATLNGHRSAVTALRFNKQGSMLASGSKDCDIILWDAVSEAGLFRLQGHRDQVTDLVFLDSGKKLVSCSKDKFARVWDLDTQHCMQIVSGQNSEIWSLDVDPEERYLVIGSADKELHFYQIKLDAEVGEDSNKWDVLKQFGEIQRKSEDRVATVRFNKTGSLLACQVAGKTVEVYRVLSDAEAKHKAKRRIRRKKEKVVAKAETDENTNGNAETQQLVVIVSDVFKLLHILRASKKISSIAFCPVTSKGSLATLSLSLNNNMLETHLVDDSKITKTHAIELHGHRSDIRSLSLSSDNTLLMSTSHNAVKIWNPSTGSCLRTVDSGYGLCSAFVPTNRHALVGTKNGTLEVIDVGSGTCIEMVEAHAGAVRSVVNCPDGSGFVTGSADHDVKFWEYQLLEDSKQLTVANTRTLKMNDDVLAISLSPDGKYVAVALLDCTIKVFFMDTLKFFLSLYGHKLPVLCTDISSDGALIVSGSADKNMKIWGLDFGDCHKSIFAHNDSVMAVQFVHNTHYVFSVGKDRLVKYWDADKFELLLTLEGHHAEVWCLAISNRGDFIVTGSHDRSIRRWDRTEEPFFIEEEREKRLEQMFESDMDYSNDRYAPREDLPEEGSVGLPGKKTQETLTAADSILEAIDIAEEELKRIEQHKEDVKNGATSQFQPNIMMRGLSPSDYVINAISSVHTNDLEQTLLSLPFTDALKLLSYMKDWATRSDKVELVCKVNAILLQTHHNQLTATPSAKHTLTVLKDILPKKAMGFKNTIGVNNASMEYIKELMSMRSDAPFRDAKAKLLEIRLKQSKHDGRKDGPSKRKKKKLKVSSENK, encoded by the exons ATGGTGAAGGCCTACCTCCGCTACGAGCCGGCCCTCGCCTTCGGAGTGATCACCTCCACGGAGTCCAACATCACC TACGATTCCACCGGCTCCTTCCTCCTCTCCGCGGCTCTTGATTCCCTTGCGATCTGGAACTATCGCCAGGGCATCCTCTCCAAGCTCCTCTCATCCTCTCCTCGCCCTTCACACTCCCTTGCTGTCACCTCCATTGCCGCCTCCTCCTCCGGCTCCATTGCGACCGGCCACGCTGATGGTAGTGTCAGACTATGGGACGTAGCGGAGGGATGTTGTGTTGCCACGCTCAATGGACATAGATCGGCGGTCACTGCGCTTAGGTTTAATAAGCAGGGATCGATGCTTGCGTCTGGGAGCAAGGATTGTGATATTATTTTGTGGGATGCTGTTTCGGAGGCTGGGCTTTTTCGGCTTCAAGGGCATCGCGATCAG GTCACAGATCTCGTCTTCTTGGATTCGGGAAAGAAACTGGTGAGTTGCTCAAAGGACAAGTTTGCAAGAGTCTGGGATCTTGATACCCAACATTGTATGCAGATAGTAAGTGGACAGAACAGTGAGATTTGGTCACTGGATGTTGATCCAGAAGAGAGGTATTTGGTTATTGGATCAGCGGACAAGGAACTCCATTTTTACCAGATTAAGCTTGATGCTGAAGTGGGTGAGGATTCGAATAAATGGGACGTTCTGAAGCAGTTTGGAGAGATTCAAAGGAAGAGTGAAGACCGGGTAGCAACTGTGAGGTTTAATAAAACTGGCAGTCTTCTTGCATGCCAGGTTGCGGGGAAGACAGTGGAGGTATACCGAGTTTTA AGTGATGCTGAAGCTAAGCACAAGGCTAAAAGGAGGATtcgaagaaagaaagaaaaggttgTGGCCAAAGCAGAAACTGATGAGAATACAAATGGAAACGCGGAGACCCAACAGCTTGTTGTTATAGTGTCTGATGTCTTTAAACTCCTTCATATTTTAAgggcaagcaagaaaatttCCTCAATTGCTTTTTGTCCTGTTACAAGTAAAGGTAGCCTTGCCACTCTATCACTCTCTTTGAACAATAACATGTTGGAAACTCATCTAGTTGATGATAGCAAGATTACTAAAACCCATGCGATTGAGCTCCATGGGCACCGGTCTGATATCAGGAGTTTATCTCTAAGCTCTGACAATACCCTTTTGATGTCAACTAGCCACAATGCTGTAAAGATTTGGAATCCAAGTACTGGTTCTTGCCTTCGTACTGTTGATTCTGGGTATGGTTTGTGCAGTGCCTTTGTACCTACAAACCGGCATGCACTTGTTGGAACAAAGAATGGTACCTTAGAAGTTATTGACGTAGGAAGTGGGACCTGCATAGAAATGGTAGAAGCTCATGCTGGTGCTGTTCGATCCGTTGTAAATTGTCCTGATGGGAGTGGGTTTGTCACTGGCAGTGCTGACCATGATGTTAAGTTCTGGGAGTATCAGTTATTGGAG gaCTCTAAACAACTGACTGTTGCAAATACGAGaactttaaaaatgaatgatgatgtTCTTGCAATATCTCTCAGCCCTGATGGCAAGTATGTTGCAGTTGCACTACTGGATTGCACAATCAAG GTTTTCTTCATGGACAccttgaaattttttctttctttgtatgGCCACAAGCTTCCTGTGCTTTGTACTGATATATCTTCCGATGGAGCTCTGATAGTTAGTGGTTCTGCAGACAAAAATATGAAGATTTGGGGATTGGATTTTGGTGATTGCCATAAATCTATTTTTGCTCATAATGACAG TGTCATGGCTGTCCAGTTTGTCCACAATACGCATTATGTGTTCAGTGTGGGGAAAGATCGCCTTGTGAAATATTGGGATGCTGACAAGTTTGAGTTACTTCTCACTCTTGAGGGGCATCATGCTGAAGTGTGGTGTCTTGCTATCAGCAATCGTGGTGATTTTATTGTTACAGGATCACATGATCGATCCATTCGCCGCTGGGATCGCACTGAAGAGCCCTTTTTTATTGAG gaagaaagagagaaacgGCTGGAGCAAATGTTTGAATCTGATATGGACTATTCAAATGATAGGTACGCACCAAGAGAGGATCTTCCCGAGGAGGGATCTGTTGGTCTGCCTGGAAAGAAGACTCAAGAAACTCTTACTGCAGCAGATTCAATTCTTGAGGCAATAGACATAGCTGAAGAAGAACTAAAACGTATCGAGCAACACAAG GAGGATGTAAAAAATGGAGCAACTTCTCAGTTTCAGCCAAATATAATGATGCGGGGGCTCTCACCATCTGATTATGTTATCAATGCGATCTCCTCGGTTCACACCAATGATTTGGAGCAGACTCTGCTG TCTTTACCATTCACGGACGCATTGAAGCTTTTATCGTACATGAAGGATTGGGCTACCAGATCTGACAAG GTTGAGCTTGTGTGCAAGGTCAATGCCATTCTTCTTCAAACACATCATAATCAGTTGACCGCCACGCCTTCCGCAAAACACACATTGACTGTTCTAAAGGACATTCTTCCAAAGAAAGCTATG GGATTCAAGAACACTATCGGCGTCAACAATGCATCAATGGAGTATATAAAG GAACTTATGTCTATGAGATCCGATGCTCCCTTCCGGGATGCAAAGGCGAAGCTTTTGGAAATTCGTTTAAAGCAGTCCAAGCACGATGGCCGGAAAGACGGCCCcagcaaaagaaagaagaagaaactcaagGTTTCAAGTGAGAACAAATGA